Proteins encoded in a region of the Candidatus Obscuribacter sp. genome:
- a CDS encoding arginine--tRNA ligase encodes MIKEKLTAIVADAFAKAAAAGQMGALESCPVAVQIEKPKFASHGDLACGIALKLAGPVKMAPLKIAQTLAQYIEQDKDAASKNIAQVTVAPPGFINFKLGHGWLNQCLSDIVSQGDSYGRVDIGQGKRVLVEYVSANPTGDLHIGHGRGAVFGSCLSNLLKFAGYNVEQEFYINDAGEQIGQLGRCAFALYRRQLGVEVEYPTEGYPEEFLIEFVEPIVKRDGKAYLELNELDGALKLSDLTTAIIIEHQKALLSRLHIDFDRWYSERALHDSGKVQDVLEEFKKHGYSYEKEGALWLKNTELGDERDRVLRKSSGATTYLANDAAYHLDKYRRGYDLVINIWGADHHGQVPGLKGAMKALGQDESRLEVLLTQIVNLSRDGQIVRMSKRMGTVVMLSEVMDEVGVDAVRYYLAESSPQNSINFDLELAKKSGRENPAFYIQYAHARCCSILRKALEPSTSEDGTVSAPISESQWQEFINEYKTNPELFNFIFDENEEILAHQKALLARLETFSEEVSEAVATRQPGKLARYAFELACELQKFYEVSRVISDQLSVTKARLGLILATKQVLSNALGIIGVSAPERM; translated from the coding sequence ATGATCAAGGAGAAACTGACAGCTATCGTTGCAGACGCCTTTGCCAAGGCCGCTGCCGCAGGTCAGATGGGTGCACTCGAAAGCTGCCCAGTGGCAGTCCAGATTGAAAAACCGAAATTTGCCAGTCACGGTGACCTGGCTTGTGGCATCGCCCTCAAGTTAGCCGGACCGGTCAAAATGGCTCCTCTTAAAATTGCTCAAACACTTGCTCAATATATTGAGCAAGATAAAGATGCTGCCAGTAAGAACATCGCTCAGGTTACTGTGGCACCACCAGGATTTATCAATTTTAAGTTGGGTCATGGTTGGCTCAATCAATGCTTGAGTGACATCGTCAGCCAGGGCGACTCCTATGGACGTGTTGATATCGGGCAGGGCAAGCGAGTCCTGGTCGAATATGTCTCTGCTAATCCCACTGGTGATCTGCATATAGGACACGGACGTGGTGCGGTTTTTGGCAGTTGTCTGTCTAACTTACTTAAGTTTGCTGGCTATAACGTCGAGCAAGAGTTTTATATAAATGATGCCGGTGAACAAATTGGGCAGCTTGGCCGCTGTGCCTTTGCTCTCTATCGCCGTCAGCTGGGAGTGGAGGTGGAGTATCCCACCGAAGGCTATCCGGAAGAGTTTTTGATTGAATTTGTGGAGCCCATCGTCAAGCGTGATGGCAAAGCCTATCTGGAGCTAAATGAGCTAGATGGTGCCCTCAAGCTATCCGATTTGACTACAGCAATTATTATCGAGCACCAGAAGGCACTTCTGAGCCGGTTGCATATTGATTTTGATCGCTGGTACTCAGAGCGGGCCTTGCATGATAGTGGCAAAGTGCAGGATGTGCTGGAAGAATTTAAGAAGCACGGCTACAGCTACGAAAAGGAAGGCGCACTCTGGCTCAAGAACACAGAATTGGGTGATGAGCGCGACAGAGTCCTGCGTAAGAGCAGCGGTGCTACTACTTATCTAGCAAACGACGCTGCATACCACCTGGACAAATACAGACGCGGATATGACCTGGTCATCAATATCTGGGGCGCAGATCACCATGGTCAGGTACCTGGTCTAAAAGGCGCGATGAAAGCTCTTGGCCAAGACGAGAGTCGTTTGGAAGTACTACTCACTCAAATTGTTAACTTGAGTCGTGATGGTCAAATTGTGCGCATGTCCAAACGCATGGGTACAGTGGTGATGCTCTCTGAAGTAATGGATGAAGTCGGTGTGGACGCTGTGCGTTACTATCTGGCCGAATCTTCACCGCAAAACTCGATTAATTTTGATCTGGAGCTGGCCAAAAAGAGCGGTCGCGAAAATCCCGCATTTTATATACAGTACGCCCATGCCCGTTGCTGCTCTATCCTGCGTAAAGCTCTCGAGCCCTCTACCAGCGAGGACGGCACTGTCAGTGCTCCTATCTCAGAGAGCCAGTGGCAAGAATTTATCAACGAATATAAGACCAACCCAGAACTGTTCAATTTTATATTTGATGAAAATGAAGAGATTTTGGCCCACCAGAAGGCCCTTTTGGCCAGACTGGAAACTTTTAGCGAAGAGGTCTCAGAGGCTGTAGCCACCCGCCAGCCTGGCAAACTGGCTCGTTACGCCTTTGAACTGGCTTGTGAGCTGCAAAAGTTTTATGAGGTCTCCAGGGTCATCTCAGATCAATTATCAGTCACGAAAGCCAGGCTGGGACTAATTTTAGCTACAAAACAGGTACTTTCTAACGCCCTGGGCATAATAGGTGTGTCGGCTCCGGAGAGAATGTAG
- a CDS encoding adenylate/guanylate cyclase domain-containing protein, protein MKSGSLTVNPDTPEAYTVQLTEGEVLQVGRKPASGGIKKLVLPFPEVSGQHAELRCKPDGWTIVDNGSTNGTTLNGARLTPGREYHVRSGDRVRIAQYELLVFPPDSDNQAEEEMEDAQDRTQFRIQMMNATILVGDIKGFTSLMERHAKQPELVMQAAQKVFDTLNEEINRNYGQLEKIAGDAIMAYWQGAEPKGGGSLSACQACFTSLKLRGLTHRLGNDRTIWPFVDYPLMLDMALATGPVASGSLGHSVSNPALLGDTANLVFRLEKLIGDDRPGDIIVEGSTYELAKNNFKFDFLGQTTVKGRTKPVDVYRLIEPIA, encoded by the coding sequence ATGAAGTCGGGCTCACTAACAGTCAATCCCGACACACCAGAAGCCTACACAGTCCAACTAACGGAAGGTGAGGTATTGCAGGTCGGGCGTAAGCCTGCCAGCGGCGGCATCAAAAAACTAGTATTGCCTTTTCCGGAAGTATCTGGTCAGCATGCTGAGCTGCGCTGTAAACCTGATGGCTGGACGATAGTCGATAACGGCAGCACAAACGGCACCACTCTTAATGGTGCCCGTTTGACTCCCGGCCGTGAATACCACGTGCGCTCTGGTGACCGTGTGCGCATAGCCCAGTATGAGCTTCTCGTCTTCCCGCCTGATTCAGACAATCAAGCTGAAGAAGAAATGGAAGACGCACAGGACCGCACACAGTTTCGCATCCAGATGATGAATGCCACCATCCTGGTTGGTGACATCAAAGGTTTTACATCCTTAATGGAGCGTCACGCCAAACAACCAGAACTGGTAATGCAAGCTGCCCAGAAAGTTTTTGATACGCTCAATGAAGAAATCAACCGCAATTATGGTCAACTTGAAAAAATCGCTGGTGATGCCATCATGGCTTACTGGCAAGGTGCCGAACCAAAAGGTGGCGGCTCGCTCTCGGCCTGTCAGGCTTGCTTTACGTCGCTAAAATTGCGCGGCTTGACCCACAGACTGGGCAATGATCGCACCATCTGGCCTTTTGTGGATTATCCATTGATGCTCGACATGGCTCTTGCCACAGGGCCCGTAGCATCTGGCAGTCTCGGACACAGTGTCTCCAACCCCGCGCTACTGGGTGATACAGCCAATCTAGTCTTTAGACTGGAAAAACTAATCGGTGATGATCGTCCCGGCGATATCATTGTGGAAGGCTCTACTTATGAGCTTGCCAAAAACAATTTCAAATTCGACTTCCTTGGTCAGACCACAGTAAAAGGTCGCACCAAGCCTGTAGACGTCTATAGACTAATTGAACCAATCGCCTGA
- the rpiB gene encoding ribose 5-phosphate isomerase B, whose amino-acid sequence MSAVKYINVPPSAVKAVAIASDHAGFELKELVAKTLKAMGYTVEDFGTKSLDSCDYPDYARLAAQAVSNGTCQRGVICCGSGIGVSIVANKVRRVRAALVFTPEQAKLSRQHNDANVLCLAGRSLNESELGDVLKTWMTTEFEGGRHERRVQKIEASRQGEQGMF is encoded by the coding sequence ATGTCCGCAGTCAAATACATCAATGTGCCACCCTCCGCTGTAAAAGCGGTTGCCATTGCCAGCGATCATGCTGGTTTTGAATTAAAAGAGCTGGTGGCAAAAACGCTCAAGGCTATGGGCTATACAGTTGAGGACTTTGGTACAAAGAGTCTCGATAGCTGTGACTATCCAGATTATGCCAGATTGGCTGCCCAGGCTGTATCAAATGGTACGTGTCAGCGCGGTGTCATTTGTTGTGGATCCGGTATTGGGGTCTCAATTGTCGCCAACAAAGTCAGACGTGTCAGAGCTGCTCTGGTCTTTACTCCTGAGCAAGCTAAGCTGAGCAGGCAACACAATGATGCCAATGTACTTTGTCTGGCTGGGCGTTCGCTCAATGAGAGCGAGCTTGGCGATGTGCTCAAAACCTGGATGACCACTGAGTTTGAAGGTGGCAGGCATGAAAGACGTGTGCAAAAAATAGAAGCCAGCCGCCAGGGCGAACAAGGCATGTTTTAA
- a CDS encoding methionine adenosyltransferase, which translates to MSNSYLFTSESVTEGHPDKVCDQISDAILDKILSQDVNGRVAAECAVSTGLVLVTGEITTTASIDVQELVRSVIAEIGYTGEKGGGFDAHSCAVLTAINKQSPDIAQGVGKALEHRENGSDDKSDETGAGDQGMMFGFACQETPELMPMPISLAHRMARRLTEVRKNGTLPYLRPDGKTQVTIEYEGLKPVRVEAIVISTQHDPAIDGVEDNEKVQARIAQDLKAYVIMPVFQDLKIQPDDKTRYLINPSGRFVVGGPQGDAGLTGRKIIVDTYGGYSRHGGGAFSGKDPTKVDRSAAYAARYVAKNLVAAGLAERCEVQIAYAIGVARPVSVHVTTFGTGKISDDEITEVVKKVFDLRPAAIIKAFALNEQPKKHGGKFFRNVAAYGHFGRPDLDLPWEMLDKVEDQKSL; encoded by the coding sequence TTGTCTAATAGTTATTTGTTCACATCCGAATCAGTTACAGAAGGACATCCAGACAAAGTCTGCGATCAGATTTCTGATGCCATTCTCGATAAAATTCTCAGTCAGGATGTGAATGGTCGTGTTGCGGCCGAATGTGCAGTATCTACAGGGCTTGTGCTCGTCACGGGCGAAATCACCACCACTGCCTCAATTGACGTGCAGGAACTGGTCCGCTCTGTGATTGCCGAAATCGGTTATACCGGCGAAAAAGGCGGCGGCTTTGACGCTCATAGCTGTGCCGTACTTACTGCCATCAACAAACAGTCTCCTGATATTGCCCAGGGTGTTGGCAAAGCGCTCGAGCACAGAGAAAACGGCTCTGATGATAAGAGCGACGAAACTGGCGCTGGCGACCAGGGTATGATGTTTGGCTTTGCTTGCCAGGAAACTCCTGAGCTTATGCCCATGCCTATTTCACTGGCTCACCGCATGGCACGCCGCCTCACCGAAGTACGCAAAAACGGCACACTGCCTTATCTCAGACCAGACGGCAAAACTCAAGTAACCATCGAATACGAAGGCTTGAAGCCAGTCAGAGTCGAAGCCATTGTTATTTCAACCCAACATGACCCAGCCATTGATGGTGTCGAAGACAATGAAAAAGTGCAAGCTCGCATTGCTCAAGATCTCAAAGCATATGTCATTATGCCGGTCTTCCAAGATCTCAAAATCCAGCCAGATGACAAAACCCGTTATTTGATCAATCCCTCCGGTCGCTTTGTAGTAGGCGGACCTCAAGGTGATGCAGGTCTTACTGGACGCAAAATCATCGTGGATACCTATGGTGGTTACAGTCGCCATGGTGGCGGTGCTTTTAGTGGTAAAGATCCAACAAAAGTAGACAGATCAGCTGCTTACGCTGCCCGCTATGTAGCCAAAAACCTCGTGGCCGCAGGACTGGCTGAGCGCTGTGAAGTGCAGATTGCTTATGCCATCGGTGTGGCTAGACCGGTCTCGGTCCATGTCACCACATTTGGTACTGGCAAAATCAGCGATGACGAAATCACCGAAGTAGTCAAAAAAGTGTTTGACTTGAGACCAGCAGCCATTATCAAAGCTTTTGCGCTCAATGAGCAACCCAAAAAGCATGGTGGCAAATTCTTCCGCAATGTGGCTGCTTACGGTCACTTTGGACGTCCAGACCTGGACTTGCCCTGGGAAATGCTGGACAAGGTAGAAGATCAAAAAAGTCTCTAG
- a CDS encoding WYL domain-containing protein, which translates to MPDKNRADNSRDRDRGREEELKESFLMNLTNEEGMLLLTSARLLDKLVAGVTIHAQERDQLIKDIIEKLDQKVPPEVSRVASELADAIVDSVLCEGEMEDDYGMLSESLNFSGEDDLTAIRYELGSDLETYSLDDALTSKQKFIRDMASDATLFDFPMYKIDHTLPVLEKALINHHSVQAHYYSFARESVDSVTLDPLVIMKEQNLWRMVAYCHERHEVLIFRVDRIKEIMQTLTSFEAPGDIAKLSYSRLPVYS; encoded by the coding sequence ATGCCTGATAAAAACAGGGCAGATAATTCCAGAGATAGAGACAGGGGTCGGGAAGAAGAGCTGAAAGAAAGCTTTTTGATGAATCTCACCAACGAAGAAGGGATGCTTCTTTTGACCAGTGCTCGGCTTTTGGACAAGCTAGTGGCGGGAGTGACCATTCACGCCCAGGAGCGCGACCAGCTCATCAAGGACATAATCGAAAAGCTCGACCAGAAAGTGCCCCCGGAAGTATCTCGGGTAGCCAGCGAACTTGCTGATGCCATTGTGGATAGCGTCCTTTGTGAAGGCGAAATGGAAGATGACTATGGCATGCTCTCTGAGTCACTAAACTTTAGCGGTGAAGATGACCTTACAGCTATTCGCTATGAGCTTGGTTCTGACCTGGAGACCTATAGCCTCGATGACGCGCTCACCAGCAAGCAAAAATTCATTAGAGATATGGCATCAGATGCCACTTTGTTTGATTTTCCTATGTATAAGATAGATCATACTTTGCCTGTACTAGAAAAGGCGCTGATCAATCACCATAGTGTCCAGGCTCATTATTATAGTTTTGCCAGAGAATCAGTGGACTCAGTCACTCTAGACCCACTGGTCATTATGAAGGAACAGAATCTCTGGCGTATGGTGGCTTATTGTCATGAGCGCCATGAAGTCTTGATATTTAGAGTAGATCGCATCAAAGAAATTATGCAGACACTGACCAGTTTTGAGGCTCCTGGTGATATTGCAAAGCTGAGCTATAGCCGGTTGCCAGTCTATTCTTAA
- a CDS encoding sigma-70 family RNA polymerase sigma factor has translation MATAYSQKSDRDLVLACQHREPQAFEELVKRHQRTVYSLLYQLAPDWEDTSDLAQEVFIRVWRNINNLRNPASFRSWLTQIVTNLFYDELRKRPRRLPTVSMDESINEDEEGEGATRDIPDSSLLPEEKALNKEVTEVIRQAMLRLPEQFRTAIVLREVEGLSYEEIAVITQTEMGTVKSRIARARTKLQELLKPYLEQTKTEDEVPSNG, from the coding sequence ATGGCTACTGCTTACTCCCAAAAAAGTGACCGCGATCTGGTTTTGGCCTGTCAGCACCGCGAACCCCAGGCATTCGAAGAGCTGGTTAAGCGCCATCAACGCACCGTTTACTCATTGCTTTACCAATTGGCTCCCGATTGGGAAGACACTTCTGATCTGGCCCAGGAAGTCTTTATCCGGGTCTGGCGCAATATCAACAACCTGCGCAATCCAGCCTCTTTTCGCTCCTGGCTGACACAGATTGTCACCAATCTCTTTTATGACGAGCTGCGTAAGCGCCCCCGTCGCTTACCTACTGTCTCTATGGATGAGTCCATCAATGAGGACGAAGAAGGCGAAGGCGCCACCCGTGATATACCGGACAGTTCGCTTCTGCCAGAAGAAAAAGCCCTTAATAAGGAAGTGACTGAAGTAATTCGTCAAGCAATGTTGCGTTTGCCGGAACAGTTTAGAACCGCCATCGTCCTTCGGGAAGTGGAGGGGTTAAGTTACGAAGAGATTGCAGTCATAACCCAGACTGAAATGGGCACTGTGAAGTCCCGCATCGCCCGTGCGCGGACAAAATTGCAAGAACTTCTAAAACCCTATCTTGAACAAACGAAGACTGAGGACGAGGTTCCTTCCAATGGTTGA
- a CDS encoding zf-HC2 domain-containing protein, which produces MVEEAAAQEMSDLSPECKSTREELSALIDGQLTGSLKTTVESHLETCPACQTELDSLKQVQSFLSGAFKSASEEAPDIWSKIQGIVPSVCDVIQEDLSAYLDGELTVPAQEGVKEHLKDCAICLGKFTDLNATNTLLVKALELPASVTVDIWAGVNARLNADCALIDNELSAYIDQEVVTLRHRAITKHLTDCSNCQEEFGKLSSVGDLIRDAYKPNIPDDLDLWPGIKSKMQVVPFTPKAQTPQNKVRGIDKRYYWGAAAAAACVAVFGMGALWLTAPSESSIKRVSAEQYLIDSSLLEPADKAETIIYEE; this is translated from the coding sequence ATGGTTGAAGAAGCTGCTGCTCAAGAAATGAGCGATCTTTCACCAGAATGTAAGTCAACCAGAGAAGAGTTATCCGCCTTAATTGACGGACAGCTGACTGGGAGCTTAAAAACTACGGTAGAAAGTCACCTGGAAACTTGCCCGGCCTGCCAGACCGAGCTTGACTCCCTTAAACAAGTACAATCCTTTCTCAGTGGAGCTTTTAAGAGCGCCTCTGAAGAGGCTCCAGATATCTGGAGCAAAATACAGGGAATTGTTCCCAGTGTGTGTGATGTAATTCAGGAAGACTTGTCTGCCTATCTGGACGGTGAATTGACTGTGCCGGCTCAAGAAGGCGTCAAAGAACACCTCAAAGATTGCGCCATATGTCTTGGCAAATTTACTGATTTAAATGCCACTAATACCTTGCTGGTTAAGGCTCTTGAGTTGCCGGCCAGTGTCACTGTAGACATCTGGGCAGGGGTCAACGCCAGACTCAATGCTGATTGTGCCTTGATTGATAATGAGCTATCAGCTTACATCGATCAAGAAGTAGTGACCTTGCGTCACCGCGCTATCACTAAGCACTTGACTGATTGTAGTAACTGTCAGGAAGAATTTGGCAAACTATCGAGCGTCGGCGATTTGATTCGCGATGCTTACAAGCCAAATATCCCAGATGATCTGGATTTGTGGCCCGGTATCAAGAGCAAGATGCAAGTCGTGCCCTTTACGCCTAAGGCTCAGACCCCACAAAACAAAGTGCGTGGTATCGATAAACGTTATTACTGGGGTGCAGCCGCTGCAGCTGCCTGTGTAGCTGTCTTTGGTATGGGTGCTCTTTGGTTGACTGCACCCAGTGAGTCTTCCATTAAGAGGGTAAGTGCCGAGCAGTATTTGATCGATTCTTCTTTACTCGAACCAGCCGACAAGGCCGAAACCATAATCTATGAAGAATAA